CCGTCGCGTACCCCGATCCGGTGCTCGGCCGCCAGCCGGGCCGCCACGTCGGCGGAGTCCCAGCCGGCGACCACGAAGGAGACGATGCCGACCCGTGGCGCGGCCGGCCCGAACGTCCGCAGCTCCACCACGTGCGGCAGGGCGGCGATGCCGTCCCGCAGCCGGGCCAGCAGCGCCTGCTCCCGGGCGTGCAGCGCGTCCCGGTCGGCGTCGGCCAGCGCGGCGCAGACCGCCGCGAGGGCCACCGCGCCGAGCAGGTTCGGGGTGCCCGCCTCGTGCCGGGCCGGCCCGGTGGCCCAGCGCACCTCGTGGGTGGCCGCGCCGACGTGGCTGGTGGCCCCGCCCCCGGCCAGGTACGGCGGGGCCGCGTCCAGCCAGTCGCCCCGCCCGACCAGCACGCCGGCGCCGAACGGGGCGTACAGCTTGTGGCCGGAGAGGGCCAGGTAGTCCACGTCCAGCGCGGCCAGGTCCACCGGGGCGTGCGGGGCGAGCTGGGCGGCGTCCACCAGGATCCGGGCACCGTGCCGGCGGGCCACCCGGGCCAGCTCGGCCACCGGCCAGCGCTCCCCGGTCACGTTGCTCGCACCGGTCACCGCGACCAGCACCGGCAGGCCGGGCCGGGCGTCGCGGGACAGCTCGGCGAGGGCGGCGTCGAGCGCGCGGACCGCCGCGCCGGGGCTGTCGGGGACCGGGAGCCGGACCGAGCCACGCGGCCAGGGCAGCAGGTTGGCGTGGTGCTCGCCGGCGAAGGTGACCACGGTGGTGCCGGCGGGCAGCGCCCGGGCCAGCAGGTTGATCGCGTCGGTGGTGTTCCGGGTGAAGATCACGTGGTCGCCCGGGCGGGCGCCGAGGAAGTCGCCGACCGTCTGCCGGGCCCGCTCGTAGGCCAGCGTGCAGCGCCGCGACAGCGCCCCGGCGCCCCGGTGCACACTCGCGTACCAGGGCAGCAGCTCGGCCACCGCGTCGGCCGCGGCCCGCGCGCACGGCGCGCTGGCGGCATGGTCCAGGTTGATCTGCCCCGGCACGCCGAGGACGCCGAGCGGGTCCGGCCCGGTCGGCGCCGGCAGCACGGGCAGCGAGGGTACGAGGGTGACGGTCATGCCGGAACCTCCCGGGTCCAGGGGACCCCGGGGTATGGGCACCGGGACGGGGTCCGCGCTTGCCCAGCACGCGGTTCGGGCTGGGCCCGGTCATCACCCGGGGCACCCCACCGCGAACTCGACGAGGGTTGCCGGCCAGCAAGCCGGGGCTTGACGCTGGCGCTCGTGACCTGCCCGGAGCATAGCGGGCGGAATGCGGCCGGACCAGAGGGCCACGGGTGACTACGCTGACCGCATGGCCGACACCCCGCCCGGCGGAGCCCTGCCGCCGCCGCCGACCGCGCCCGCCGCCTCCTCGCCGGCCCCGTCGACCCCCACGATGCCGGTGCGCCGGCTCGGTTGGCGACGGTTCCTGGCGCTCGCCGGGGTGGTGCTGCTGATCGCCGCCGGCGCGGTCTTCATGGTCTTCACCCTCGGCGAGAGCCTCGGCGCGGCGGCCCTGCTGGTCGGCGTGATCGCGGCGATCCTGCCGGTGCCGGTGCTGGTCTCCTGCTTCCTCTGGCTGGACCGGTACGAGCCGGAGCCGATGAAGTATCTGATCTTCTGCTTCGCCTGGGGGGCGTTCGTCTCCACCGCGATCTCGCTGAACGTCAACGAGTTCTTCGCCGGCCTGTTCAAGCACCAGGGGCTGCCCACGGCGCTGACCGCGGTGCTGGTCGCCCCGTTCATCGAGGAGCTGACCAAGGCGGCCGGGCCGATCCTGCTGCTGATCTTCCGGCGGCGGGAGTTCTCCGGGATCACCGACGCGCTGGTCTACTGCGGGCTCTCCGCGATCGGCTTCGCCATGGTGGAGAACATCCTCTACCTCGGCGGGTACGGCTACCGCACCGGCGTCGAGGAGTACGGGCCGGCCACCGGCGCCCAGCAGGTGATCGCCATCTTCATCGTGCGGATCCTGCTCTTCGGCTTCGCCCACCCGCTGTTCACCTCGATGACCGGGGTGGGGCTCGGCATCGCCGCACGTACCGCCGACCGGCGGGTGCGCTTCCTCGCCCCGATCGCCGGCCTGCTGCTGGCCATGATGCTGCACGGCACCTGGAACCTGCTGCCCTCGCTGGCCGCGGCCACCGGGCAGCCGGTGATCGTCCTGTACGGCTACATCGGCGTGATGGTGCCGATCTTCTTCGGCATGGTCGGGCTGGCGATCTGGCTGCGGGCCTGGGAGGGGCGGCTCACCGAGCGCACCCTGCCGGACTACGTCCGGGCCGGCTGGCTCACCCCGCCGGAGGTGGCCGCGCTGGGCAGTCTCGGCCGGCGGCACGCGGCCCGGACGTGGGCCCGCCGGGTGGCCGGCGACGGCGGGGTGAAGGCGATGCGGGGATACCAGTTCGCGGCCACCCGGTTGGCGCTGCTGCGGGACGGGATGCGCCGGGGGCTGGACCGCAAGCCGGCCGAGCGGGACCGGACGGCGCGGGAGGAACGGGAGTTGCTGGAGGCGATCGGGGCGTACCGGGCGTTCTTCGTGGGCCGCGACCCGCAGACGCCGGTCGGGGTGTGGGACGGGCAGCGCTACCACCTGCGGTTCCCGGACGGGTCGCGTCGGGCGGTGGAGGCCCCGGACGAGCCGGTGGTGCCGATCCCGGTGGTGCTGGCCCCGCCGCCGCCCCCGGCCTTCCCGGCCGGCTACGGCCCGCCCGGCTGGTACGGCCCGCGCCCGGCCGCACCCTGGCCCCCGGGCGCCTGACGGCGGCCCGCCGGGCGGCGGTCAGGTCATCAGGCCGGTCATGAAGTCGCCGAGGCCCTGGAAGATGGCCATCAGCGCGGCCCCGATCGACTTGAACGTCTGGGCCGCGCCGTCTGGTCGGAAGGCCATGAAGTAGATGATGAACGCCAGGAACCCCCAGGCGAGAATCTTCTTGATGACTACCGGCATGGTCCCTCCCCAGGGCGCGCTGAGGTGCCTGGGCTTCCCGCCGGAAAGCGGTGCAAACGACGCCGGGGTGCGGCGGCGGCGCTAGAGGTAGAGGCCGGTCGAGCCGGTCGGCTCCTTCTCCACCCGCTCGGCGGCGACGGCGTGCACGTCCCGCTCGCGCAGCAGCACGTACGCCCGGCCGTGCAGTTCGACCTCCGAGCGGTCGTCGGGGTCGAAGAGCACCCGGTCGCCGGCGACGATGGAGCGCACGTGCGGGCCCACTCCCACGGCGGTGGCCCAGGCCAGCCGCTTGCCCACCGCAGCGGTGGCGGGGATGACGATGCCGGCGGTGGATCGGCGCTCACCCTCGCCGTTCTCCGTCCGCACCAGCACGCGGTCGTGCAGCAGGCGGATGGGCAGCCCGGAGTCGAGGTTCTGGTCGGCGGTCACGCGAAGACGCTACCCCGTGCCCCGGGGGCGGTCGTGCGGTGGTTGAGCCCGGACGCGCGGGGGCAATGTGTGGCGACGCCGCTCTAGGGTGGTGCGGACAGACGTATCCTGTCCCCCCTGTGACGTGGGCGGGCCAAGTTTGCGGGAGGTGCGCTTGAGCCGCTTCGAGGAGCTGCGCGGACGGCTCCGCCGCGCGTACGAGTCCGGCCGGGAGTCGGCGCGGGCCAACCGGTTCGACCCGGACGACGCGCCGGGCGAGTCGGGGGTGGCCTCGCCCTCCTCGCCGGGCCCGGCGGCCCCGGCCGCGGCGACGGTGGTCGGCGCGGAGCCGCCCGCCGCCATGCACGCCACCACCGCCAGCCGGGACGACGCCGAGGTGCCGCACGCGCTGCGGATGGCCGCGGCCTGGTCCTGGCGGCTGATCGTGGTCGGCATCGTGACCTGGTCGCTGCTCAAGATCGTCGGCACGATCCGCATCGTGATCCTCCCGTTGGCGGTGGCCCTGCTGCTCTCGGCGCTGCTCGCCCCGGCGGTCGGCTGGCTGCTCAAGGCCCGCTTCCCCCGGTCGCTGGCGACCGGTGTGGTGCTGGTCGGCGGCCTGGCCGCGGTGATCGGCACGCTGACCCTGGTGGTGAACGAGTTCATCCAGGGCGTGCCGGAGCTGAGCGAGAAGTCCTCGCAGGGCGTCCGGCAGATCCAGAACTGGCTCAAGACCGGCCCGCTGCACCTCTCCGACAGCCAGCTCAACCGCTACATCGACGAGGCGCAGAGCTGGGTCGACGCCAACACCAAGACCGTCACCAGCGGTGCTCTCTCCACCGCCGCCACCCTGGCCGAGGTGCTCACCGGCACCATCCTGGTGCTCTTCGCCACGTTCTTCTTCCTCCGCGACGGCAACAAGATCTGGCGCTTCCTGGTCCGGCTGCTGCCGGTGGCCGCCCGCTGGAAGGTGGACGACGCGGGCCGGGCGTCCTGGTCGACGCTCGGCGCGTACGTCCGGGCCACCGTGCTGGTCGCCTTCATCGACGCCGTCGGCATCGGGATCTTCCTCGTCATCTTCGACATCCCGTTCGCGTTTCCCCTGGCCGCGCTGGTCTTCCTCGGGGCGTTCATCCCGATCGTCGGGGCCGCGCTCTCCGGCGGCGTGGCCGTGCTGGTCGCGCTGGTCGACAGCGGCCCGGTGACCGCGTTGATCATCCTGGGCGTGGTGATCGGCGTGCAGCAGCTCGAGGGGCACGTGCTCCAGCCGCTGATCATGGGCCGGGCGGTGGCCATCCACCCGCTCGCCGTGATCATCGGCATCGCCGCCGGGGTGGTGCTCGCCGGGATCGCCGGCGCGCTCGTCGCGGTGCCGCTGATCGCGGTACTCAACACCGCCATCCGCCGGCTCGCCGCGCGGACCGTGCCGGACACCCCGCCGGACGCCGTGGTGGTCGCCTCCCAGGCGCCCTGAGGCCGGCCGTCCGACGCCCGCGCGGCCCCGCCCGGGGCGGCGCGGGCGTCAGCTCTTCCCGAGCCGCTCCAACGCGCCCCGGGCCACGTCGGGGCGGGTGGTGTACCAGAACGGCGGCAGGCTGCGCCGCAGGAACGGGCCGTAGCCGCGGGCGGTCTCCAGCCGGGAGTCGAGCACCGCGACCACGCCCCGGTCGCCGGTGGCCCGGATCAGCCGGCCGACGCCCTGGGCCAGCCGGACCGCGGCGATCGGCACGCTGACCGCCGCGAAGCCGGAACCGCCGTTGGCGTCGACCGCGGCCGCCCGGGCCGCGGCCAGGGGCTCGTCCGGCCGGGGGAAGGGCAGCCGGTCGATCACCACGAGCTGGCAGGAGTCACCGGGCACGTCCACCCCCTGCCAGAGCGACATCACCCCGAACAGGCAGCTCGCCCGCTCCTCCCGGAACCGCCGGACCAGCAGCGGCAGCGCCTCCTCGCCCTGGAGCAGCACCGGCAGGTCGGTCCGCGCGCGGAGCAGCTCCGCGGCCTGCTGCGCGGCCCGTCGCGAGGAGAAGAGCCCGAGGGTACGCCCACCGAGCGCCTCGACCAGCCCCAGCAGCTCCTCGCCGGCCGCCGTGGGCAGCCCCGAGACGCTCGGCCGGGGCAGGTGCGCGGCCACGTACAGGATGCCCTGCCGGGCGTAGTCGAACGGCGAACCGACGTCGAGCGAACTCCAACCGGGCCCCTCGGTGGCCGGCACGGTGCCGACGGCGGCCCGGCTGCCCTCGGTGCTCGCCACCGGGGCGCGGCCGGCGGCGGTCGCCCGGCCGGCGGCGGCCGCGGTGGCCAGCGCGGCCGCGGCGGGGGACGGCGGGGCGGGCGGCGGCGCCTCCAGCCCCAGCGCCCGGGCCACCGTGTCGAAGCGGCCGCCCAGCGCCAGGGTGGCCGAGGTGGCGACCACCGTCCGCTCGTCGTACAGGTGGGTGGCGAGGGTGCCGGCGACCGAGAGCGGCGCGACCACCAGCGCCCGCCGGCTGCCGTTCTCCGGCTTCTCCACCCAGGCGACGTCGTGGTCGGCCTCCTCCAGCAGCCGCTGCGCGGTCGTGGAGAGCTCGTCCAGGACCGCCTTCGCCTGCTGCTTGCGGACCGGATCCGGGTCGTCGGCCTTGACCTCGCCGATCGCCTCCAGGGCGGCCCGGGTCGCCGAGTCGAGCAGCGTGCACGCCTCGCGCAGCGCCGGGGGCAGCCCGGCGGTGAGCCGCCCGGCCGGCGCCTCGGCCAGCCCCACGGCGAGGGCGTCGCCCGCCTCGGTGAGCCGCTCGGCGACCTCCGGGCGCAGCAGCGGGCGGGCCCGGCGGGCGGACCGGTCGATCAGCTCGGGGACCAGCTCGGCCTGCGCCGCCGAGGAGACCCGGTCGGCCAGCTCGTGCGCCTCGTCGACGACGAGCAGCTTGTGCGGCGGCACGATGTGCCGGCCGGCGAGCATGTCGACCGCGAGCAGGCTGTGGTTGGTGACCACGATGTCCGCCTCGCGGGCCCGGGCCCGCGACGCCTCGGCGAAGCATTCCTGCCCGAAGGAGCAGCGGGTGGCGCCGACGCACTCCCGCGCCGGCATCGAGACGGTCCGCCAGACCTGGTCGTCGACCCCCGGGTCCAGCTCGTCCCGGTCGCCGGTGGCGGTCTCCTCCGCCCAGTCGCGGACCCGCTGGATCTGCTTGCCCAGCCGGCCCGCCTCGCCCAGCCACTTCGTCCCGCCGCCGGGCCGGGGCGCGTCGAAGAGGCTGTCCTTCGGCTCCTCCTCCGTGGAGTTGTCCAGCCGGGCCAGGCACAGGTAGTGGTGCCGCCCCTTCAGCACCGCGAAGGTGGGGCGGCGGCCGAGCAGCGGCTCCACCGCGTCGGCCAGCCGGGGCAGGTCGTGGTCGACCAGCTGGGACTGCAACGCCAGGGTGGCGGTGGAGACGACCACCGGCCCGTCCACGGTCAACGACGGGGCCAGGTAGGCCAGCGACTTGCCGGTGCCCGTGCCGGCCTGGACCAGCAGGTGCTCGCCGGAGGCGACGCTCCGCTCGATCGCCTCGGCCATCTGCTGCTGACCCGGGCGGGCCGCCCCGCCGGGAACCGCGCCGACCGCCGCGGTCAGCAGCTCCTCGCCGCTGGGCCGGCCGCTTCGGCGCTTCTTTCCGACGGC
This sequence is a window from Micromonospora sp. NBRC 110009. Protein-coding genes within it:
- a CDS encoding AI-2E family transporter, coding for MVRTDVSCPPCDVGGPSLREVRLSRFEELRGRLRRAYESGRESARANRFDPDDAPGESGVASPSSPGPAAPAAATVVGAEPPAAMHATTASRDDAEVPHALRMAAAWSWRLIVVGIVTWSLLKIVGTIRIVILPLAVALLLSALLAPAVGWLLKARFPRSLATGVVLVGGLAAVIGTLTLVVNEFIQGVPELSEKSSQGVRQIQNWLKTGPLHLSDSQLNRYIDEAQSWVDANTKTVTSGALSTAATLAEVLTGTILVLFATFFFLRDGNKIWRFLVRLLPVAARWKVDDAGRASWSTLGAYVRATVLVAFIDAVGIGIFLVIFDIPFAFPLAALVFLGAFIPIVGAALSGGVAVLVALVDSGPVTALIILGVVIGVQQLEGHVLQPLIMGRAVAIHPLAVIIGIAAGVVLAGIAGALVAVPLIAVLNTAIRRLAARTVPDTPPDAVVVASQAP
- a CDS encoding GroES family chaperonin, which translates into the protein MTADQNLDSGLPIRLLHDRVLVRTENGEGERRSTAGIVIPATAAVGKRLAWATAVGVGPHVRSIVAGDRVLFDPDDRSEVELHGRAYVLLRERDVHAVAAERVEKEPTGSTGLYL
- a CDS encoding PrsW family intramembrane metalloprotease, which gives rise to MRPDQRATGDYADRMADTPPGGALPPPPTAPAASSPAPSTPTMPVRRLGWRRFLALAGVVLLIAAGAVFMVFTLGESLGAAALLVGVIAAILPVPVLVSCFLWLDRYEPEPMKYLIFCFAWGAFVSTAISLNVNEFFAGLFKHQGLPTALTAVLVAPFIEELTKAAGPILLLIFRRREFSGITDALVYCGLSAIGFAMVENILYLGGYGYRTGVEEYGPATGAQQVIAIFIVRILLFGFAHPLFTSMTGVGLGIAARTADRRVRFLAPIAGLLLAMMLHGTWNLLPSLAAATGQPVIVLYGYIGVMVPIFFGMVGLAIWLRAWEGRLTERTLPDYVRAGWLTPPEVAALGSLGRRHAARTWARRVAGDGGVKAMRGYQFAATRLALLRDGMRRGLDRKPAERDRTAREERELLEAIGAYRAFFVGRDPQTPVGVWDGQRYHLRFPDGSRRAVEAPDEPVVPIPVVLAPPPPPAFPAGYGPPGWYGPRPAAPWPPGA
- a CDS encoding ATP-dependent DNA helicase, which codes for MTPPRTATGPAVGKKRRSGRPSGEELLTAAVGAVPGGAARPGQQQMAEAIERSVASGEHLLVQAGTGTGKSLAYLAPSLTVDGPVVVSTATLALQSQLVDHDLPRLADAVEPLLGRRPTFAVLKGRHHYLCLARLDNSTEEEPKDSLFDAPRPGGGTKWLGEAGRLGKQIQRVRDWAEETATGDRDELDPGVDDQVWRTVSMPARECVGATRCSFGQECFAEASRARAREADIVVTNHSLLAVDMLAGRHIVPPHKLLVVDEAHELADRVSSAAQAELVPELIDRSARRARPLLRPEVAERLTEAGDALAVGLAEAPAGRLTAGLPPALREACTLLDSATRAALEAIGEVKADDPDPVRKQQAKAVLDELSTTAQRLLEEADHDVAWVEKPENGSRRALVVAPLSVAGTLATHLYDERTVVATSATLALGGRFDTVARALGLEAPPPAPPSPAAAALATAAAAGRATAAGRAPVASTEGSRAAVGTVPATEGPGWSSLDVGSPFDYARQGILYVAAHLPRPSVSGLPTAAGEELLGLVEALGGRTLGLFSSRRAAQQAAELLRARTDLPVLLQGEEALPLLVRRFREERASCLFGVMSLWQGVDVPGDSCQLVVIDRLPFPRPDEPLAAARAAAVDANGGSGFAAVSVPIAAVRLAQGVGRLIRATGDRGVVAVLDSRLETARGYGPFLRRSLPPFWYTTRPDVARGALERLGKS
- a CDS encoding aminotransferase class V-fold PLP-dependent enzyme; this encodes MTVTLVPSLPVLPAPTGPDPLGVLGVPGQINLDHAASAPCARAAADAVAELLPWYASVHRGAGALSRRCTLAYERARQTVGDFLGARPGDHVIFTRNTTDAINLLARALPAGTTVVTFAGEHHANLLPWPRGSVRLPVPDSPGAAVRALDAALAELSRDARPGLPVLVAVTGASNVTGERWPVAELARVARRHGARILVDAAQLAPHAPVDLAALDVDYLALSGHKLYAPFGAGVLVGRGDWLDAAPPYLAGGGATSHVGAATHEVRWATGPARHEAGTPNLLGAVALAAVCAALADADRDALHAREQALLARLRDGIAALPHVVELRTFGPAAPRVGIVSFVVAGWDSADVAARLAAEHRIGVRDGLFCAHPLARRLLSEAAARSGRDDLPPTALRASLGLGTTRFDVDALLTALAALR